The Cohnella abietis genome has a segment encoding these proteins:
- a CDS encoding AbrB/MazE/SpoVT family DNA-binding domain-containing protein — MMKSTGIVRKVDELGRVVIPIELRRTLGIGEKDALEIYVDGERIMLKKYEPACIFCGNAENVTYFKGKIVCRECLKDLPSPVTN; from the coding sequence ATGATGAAATCCACAGGAATTGTGCGTAAAGTTGATGAACTAGGTCGGGTGGTTATTCCGATTGAATTGCGTCGTACGCTAGGCATCGGAGAGAAAGATGCTCTTGAGATTTATGTAGACGGAGAACGCATCATGCTTAAGAAATACGAGCCAGCTTGTATCTTCTGTGGCAATGCAGAAAACGTTACATATTTCAAAGGAAAAATTGTTTGCAGAGAATGTTTGAAGGATTTACCTTCACCTGTGACAAATTAA
- a CDS encoding TatD family hydrolase: protein MLIDTHAHLDSSKFDNDRDEVISRALEAGVDTIVNIGFNRETIPTTMSLAEKYDFIYAVVGWHPTDAIDMNLVEDLAWIEQLCSHPKVVAIGEIGLDYYWDTSPKDIQQTVFREQIRLARRLNKPIVIHNRDAHEDILRLLKEEKASEVGGIMHCFSGSWETAKQCLDMNFYISFGGPVTFKNARVPKEVLERVPLDRLLLETDAPYLTPHPYRGKRNESAYVRLVAETAAEIKRLSLEEIAKITSENGRRCLGITR, encoded by the coding sequence ATGCTCATCGACACCCATGCACACCTTGATTCTTCTAAGTTCGACAACGATCGCGATGAGGTCATCTCCCGTGCTCTAGAAGCGGGTGTAGACACAATAGTTAACATTGGATTTAACCGCGAGACGATACCCACAACGATGTCTTTGGCAGAAAAATATGATTTTATTTACGCTGTCGTAGGGTGGCACCCTACGGATGCGATAGATATGAATCTTGTTGAGGATTTGGCCTGGATTGAACAGCTTTGCAGTCATCCCAAAGTCGTAGCTATTGGTGAGATCGGACTTGATTATTACTGGGATACATCACCCAAAGATATCCAGCAGACTGTATTTCGTGAACAGATTCGATTAGCTAGACGTTTGAACAAACCCATTGTTATTCATAATCGCGATGCTCATGAAGATATATTGCGTTTGCTTAAAGAAGAGAAGGCCTCTGAAGTGGGCGGAATCATGCATTGCTTCTCGGGAAGCTGGGAAACGGCCAAGCAATGCCTTGATATGAACTTCTATATTTCCTTCGGAGGTCCAGTCACATTCAAGAATGCAAGGGTTCCTAAAGAGGTGTTAGAGCGTGTTCCGCTCGATCGTTTGCTACTAGAAACAGATGCTCCTTATTTGACCCCTCATCCCTATCGGGGAAAGCGGAATGAATCGGCTTATGTTCGTCTTGTTGCGGAGACAGCAGCGGAGATAAAGAGGCTTTCTTTGGAAGAAATTGCTAAAATAACGAGTGAAAACGGTCGTCGCTGTTTGGGTATAACGAGATAA
- a CDS encoding HD domain-containing protein codes for MLKELQEEKVFKDPVHNSIYVQDLTIWKLINTPEFQRLRRIRQLGTSYLTFHGAEHSRFSHSLGVYEITRKIISQFERNRYADWPQEEKLLSLCASLLHDVGHGPFSHSLEEIFHIDHEQWTCEVILGDTGINQILRQVDPQFPEKVASVIRKKYEKPIVVSLVSSQLDADRMDYLLRDAYFTGVNYGTFDIDRILRMLRPYKGKIVVKESGMHAVEDYLMSRYQMYWQVYFHPVTRSSEIILRQIFRRASELHGEGYEFGFMLPPIRELLEGSITLHQYLKLDEAMLQTVFGQWSDERDELLSDLCRRFLNRQLYKYAELESEDKNWLESIRHEWQEIGLNPDYHMEFDTPMDSPYAIYKPGALPDSKEKPPILLLNEHEQLTEISVKSDIIRSIAGLHRGKYYIYYPEERVLPHVEKLSLETRKKLSI; via the coding sequence ATGCTCAAGGAGCTGCAAGAAGAGAAGGTGTTTAAGGATCCTGTTCATAATTCCATCTACGTGCAAGATTTGACCATCTGGAAGCTCATTAATACGCCAGAGTTCCAACGTCTTAGAAGAATACGCCAGCTAGGCACCTCCTATCTTACTTTCCATGGAGCGGAGCATAGTAGATTTTCCCATTCTCTGGGTGTATATGAAATTACTCGGAAAATTATTTCTCAATTTGAGCGTAATAGATATGCCGATTGGCCGCAAGAGGAAAAATTACTAAGTCTTTGCGCCTCCCTGCTGCACGATGTAGGCCATGGGCCGTTCTCTCACTCTTTAGAAGAGATCTTTCATATCGATCATGAGCAATGGACCTGTGAAGTTATACTGGGCGATACAGGAATTAATCAGATTTTAAGACAGGTTGACCCACAATTCCCGGAAAAAGTAGCCTCTGTTATTCGTAAAAAATATGAGAAGCCGATTGTTGTAAGCCTCGTGTCGAGCCAGCTGGATGCTGATCGTATGGACTATTTATTGCGTGACGCTTATTTTACAGGAGTAAATTACGGCACCTTTGATATAGATCGTATTCTTCGTATGCTTCGTCCATATAAAGGTAAAATTGTCGTAAAAGAAAGCGGAATGCATGCGGTAGAAGATTATTTAATGTCTCGCTACCAGATGTATTGGCAGGTGTATTTTCACCCTGTAACTCGAAGCTCAGAAATCATTCTTCGACAAATTTTTAGAAGGGCAAGTGAGCTTCATGGGGAAGGCTATGAATTCGGTTTCATGCTTCCTCCAATCCGTGAATTATTGGAAGGATCAATTACGCTGCATCAATACCTAAAGCTGGATGAGGCCATGCTGCAGACGGTATTCGGACAATGGTCTGACGAGCGGGACGAGCTGTTGTCAGATTTATGCAGACGGTTCTTAAATCGACAGCTCTACAAGTATGCTGAGCTTGAGAGTGAGGACAAAAATTGGCTTGAGAGTATTAGACACGAGTGGCAGGAAATCGGGTTGAATCCGGACTATCATATGGAATTTGATACACCTATGGACTCCCCTTATGCGATCTATAAACCAGGGGCTTTACCAGATAGTAAAGAGAAGCCTCCTATCCTTCTTTTGAATGAGCATGAGCAGTTGACAGAAATATCTGTTAAGTCCGATATTATTCGATCTATTGCCGGACTTCACCGTGGGAAATACTACATTTATTATCCGGAGGAGAGAGTGCTCCCTCACGTTGAAAAGCTCAGTTTGGAAACACGTAAAAAACTATCTATATAA
- a CDS encoding tRNA1(Val) (adenine(37)-N6)-methyltransferase, with amino-acid sequence MDLNPLKESKPVLLPGERLDDLLTHSLKIIQSSEVFSFSLDAVLLGRFAGVPPRGRILDLCTGNGVIPMLLTTRTDALIDGVEIQPRLADMARRSVQLNELSHKVNIIENDLRVWKPEGELYDAVTVNPPYLPLQSGDHKENHHQAMARHEIGCKLEDVVAACARSVRIGGRVSMVHRPSRLIDIVDLMRRYRIEPKRIRFVHPRKEAESNMVLIEGTREGKPEVRLLPPLIVYEEDGEYTQELLAVFYGQAAELPDFRRNNGRAPVVGKTGKGTEIDD; translated from the coding sequence ATGGATTTGAATCCCTTGAAGGAGTCGAAGCCGGTCTTGTTACCTGGAGAGAGGCTGGACGATTTGCTCACTCACAGCTTAAAGATTATCCAGAGCTCTGAAGTATTTAGCTTCTCGCTCGACGCTGTGCTGCTTGGGCGATTCGCAGGAGTGCCTCCGCGTGGGCGAATACTTGATCTATGTACGGGTAACGGGGTAATACCGATGCTGCTCACGACTCGAACTGATGCTTTAATTGATGGCGTGGAAATTCAACCCCGACTAGCCGATATGGCACGGCGTAGCGTTCAATTAAATGAACTATCCCATAAAGTTAATATTATTGAAAACGATCTGCGTGTATGGAAGCCGGAAGGCGAGTTGTACGATGCAGTTACAGTTAATCCGCCATACTTGCCTTTGCAGAGTGGAGATCACAAAGAAAATCATCATCAAGCTATGGCACGTCACGAGATCGGCTGCAAGCTGGAGGATGTTGTTGCTGCTTGTGCGAGGTCAGTTCGTATTGGCGGCCGAGTATCTATGGTTCATCGTCCCTCAAGGCTCATTGACATTGTTGATCTAATGAGACGCTACCGTATCGAGCCAAAGAGAATACGGTTTGTGCATCCGCGGAAGGAAGCGGAGTCAAACATGGTATTAATAGAAGGAACACGCGAGGGTAAGCCTGAGGTTCGGTTATTGCCTCCGCTAATCGTCTATGAGGAAGACGGAGAATATACCCAGGAGCTACTGGCTGTATTCTATGGTCAAGCTGCTGAGCTGCCTGACTTCCGACGAAATAATGGACGAGCACCTGTAGTAGGTAAGACGGGGAAGGGGACGGAAATTGATGACTGA
- the rsmI gene encoding 16S rRNA (cytidine(1402)-2'-O)-methyltransferase encodes MTEDLSKATIQRSFTARETPGTLYLVATPIGNLEDMTFRAIRTLREVQLIAAEDTRQTRKLLTHFEIQNRLVSYHDHNKEASGPELIRLLEEGQSIALVSDAGIPAISDPGADLVRAAIAQDIPVVPIPGANAALSALIISGLPTDRFLFVGFPPRERKGLNKFLDGFEEERGSIIFYESPHRVKKTLALIAERWGNRKMAIVRELTKKHEEAVRGTVIACLEHVEQIPPLGECCIVIEGKSANEGSTGENDGQWWSSLTLAQHVVHYETLQLNRKEAMKSAAVDRGISKRDVYQALLNDTEE; translated from the coding sequence ATGACTGAGGATTTGAGCAAAGCAACCATTCAACGAAGCTTCACAGCACGTGAGACTCCAGGAACGCTGTATTTAGTTGCGACACCTATTGGCAATCTAGAGGATATGACCTTTCGTGCGATTCGAACGCTGCGTGAAGTCCAGCTTATTGCAGCAGAGGATACCAGACAAACGAGAAAGCTACTGACGCATTTCGAAATTCAAAATCGATTAGTTAGCTATCATGATCACAACAAAGAGGCAAGTGGACCCGAGCTCATTCGCTTGCTAGAGGAAGGACAGAGCATTGCGCTCGTTAGCGATGCGGGTATTCCGGCTATCTCTGATCCAGGTGCTGACTTAGTGAGAGCAGCTATTGCACAAGACATTCCTGTCGTTCCGATTCCGGGAGCCAATGCTGCCTTGTCGGCACTTATCATTTCAGGGCTTCCGACCGATCGATTCCTATTCGTGGGCTTTCCTCCTCGCGAGCGCAAGGGGCTTAATAAATTTTTGGATGGATTTGAGGAAGAGCGCGGATCAATTATTTTCTATGAATCTCCTCATCGGGTTAAGAAGACACTTGCTCTTATTGCTGAGCGTTGGGGTAATCGCAAGATGGCTATCGTGCGTGAATTAACTAAGAAGCACGAGGAAGCGGTTAGGGGAACTGTGATAGCTTGCTTAGAGCATGTCGAGCAAATTCCGCCACTCGGAGAGTGTTGTATTGTAATAGAAGGTAAATCTGCGAACGAGGGTTCAACGGGAGAGAATGACGGTCAATGGTGGTCATCCTTAACTTTGGCACAGCACGTTGTTCATTACGAAACCCTTCAATTAAATCGTAAGGAAGCAATGAAGTCTGCAGCTGTGGATAGAGGAATATCTAAACGAGATGTCTATCAGGCGTTGCTTAATGATACGGAAGAATAA